ACTTCAACCGTCAGTacgcagagaggcagagagacaacaTGTTGCTGCGCTCCACCCGCAGCTCACCCAGCCACCACTGTAGCCCCACCCACAGACCACCTTGCAGGCTGCCGCCCTCTACGGCTGCTCATGTTGACATCAGCAGTGAGATCAGCTGCGGTCTAACTGCAGACTGTGATCGGGTGAAACCCGCTCTTGTCCCAGCTCACTTGGTCCGCCTGGCCTCAATCAGCTCACAGCAGCCTGCTGGTCTGACCCCGGCGTCTGCGGTTGGCTCCGCCCGCCGCAGCGTGGACCTGTCCAAGACCGGCATCAAGATCCTGGTTCCTAAGAGTCCGATGAACAGCCGCCTGGACTCAGATGAGTCTCCCGGTGAGGCGGCTCAGGGCCTGGAGGCTGGAGCTCAGGAGGCTCACCTGGTCCCACCTGAGGTCGCCCTGTTGGAGAAACCTGCAGGAGTCCAGCTGGggcctggagaggagagggccCGCATGGGGACTAGACCCCGAAACCAGAACCCCCTGCCCCTGCCACGAGCACCCGTTACACCTGCTGCCATGCGCTCCCTCTGTGGCACAGGTGAGCTCATTTAATCATGTCTGAATCCATGGTCTGCAGCTGATCTCTACCTGATCTCCATGGTGATCAGGAGTAGAGTCACCTGGCTGAGTTATCTACCTGAATGggacattttaaatcatgtaaacTAACACGATTGGCGTTCTGACTACTCCAGGTAACTCGCCACTGATGGAGGCTGTCCCTGCCAACGGGATGTCAGGTGTGCAGAGTGCCGTTGCCGGATCGACTAGTGTGACTGGGAAACGTCGTCTGGAGGAACGTTGTGCCTTCGATAAACGTCTGAGGTTCAGTGTTCGACAGACGGAGAGTGCTTATCGTTATCGTGACATCGTGGTGAAGAAACAGGACGGTTTCACACACATCCTGCTGTCCACCAAGAGCTCTGAGAACAACACGCTGAACCCTGAGGTGAggccacaacaacaaaactactGTTGTCATGATAACTGATGTCTGCAACCACTTAGCTCCTCTTTCCCTTGGCCAGGTGATGAAGGAGATCCAAAGCGCTATGGCGACGGCAGCTTCAGACGACAGTAAAATGGTGTTACTCGGTGCCGTTGGCAGCGTCTTCTGCTGCGGCCTCGACTTCCTGTACTTCATCAGACGCCTGACGGACGACAGGAAGAAGGAGAGCATCAAGATGGCAGAGACCATCAGGTAACGGCCACTGAAGAAACGAGGTTGCCATAGCAGCAATGTGTGACGTCATCATTTCTGACATCTGTCTTATCGCCCTCAGGACCTTCGTCAACACCTTCATCCAGTTCAAGAAGCCCATTGTGGCAGCAGTGAATGGGCCGGCGCTCGGCCTTGGTGCCTCCATCCTGCCGCTTTGCGATGTGGTGTGGGCCAATGAAAAGGCTTGGTTCCAGACACCATACACATCCTATGGCCAGACACCAGACGCCTGCTCGTCCTTCACCTTTCCGCGCATCATGGGCCTCGCCTCGGTCAGTCAACCGCCTCATTAACACAACATGACGGTAATTAATATGACTCGACGATAATTAACAAGACATGGTGTTAATTAACATAACTAGACGGTAATTAACACGACATGACAGTAATTAACACGACTTGACAATAATTAACAGGAGAGGTATTAAAAATAGGGATGCACCAACACTGACACTGGCATCAGGTATTGGGCTGATACTGCGCTCATATACTCGCAAAAATGTGCTGACACCACTTTACTGCTTTCACATGCTGCATGAAATGAAGACAGCGATCAGAGCGTGTCTAGAGTGTGGACCTAGGCACTGTCCTACGCGGACCTGGACGAGTGAGCGATGCggggagagaagacagagagacagaaccCAGCATGGCATCTCTCAGATGATGAATGTTCCTCATTCGAAGGATTTGTGGTTAATACAAAAAGCCATTTTCTGACGGAGGTCATccagaagagcagcagctgaaactgACTTCAGGGGAAACAGAAATagaagtgttatttttaaaattaagttCTTTAATTGAAgacaatttttaaaaagctattttattttcactattttattttgacCGCTGCCCCTCTTTTCCTTAAGAAGGGAAGAAAATAATTCATATCTACAGTATTATATAtctgttaattaaatgttttgtgacaataaatactgtcaaaatgttgtttatttaatttgacagtCAGTTCTTGATCACATGCATTGCACTTCAGTTCACTGATTCTAATGTGGACACTGCGACAGTTTGATAGAGATATTAAGTTGACTACTGTCTGGTTAAGTTTCattgacattttgtcaaataTGAAGATGGTGCCAGTGTGGAGGCTATTTGTtgacacaggaaatgatgattattaatatttatttgtatttaatttattatcatttgttgTAACAAACAGCGAAGAAAATCTGAAACCTGACGGTTCTTTTAGTGGCAGAAATGTCGGTATTGGAaagtacacaaatgaaaacactcgTACTCTGTTTGAAATGGTAATGGTGCAACCCTAATTAACATGACAGTCATTAACACAGTAATTAGTATGAAAGTAATTGACATAACATACTAATAAGTTGAAACATTGGTTCTGTTTCAGGCTaacgagctgctgctgagcgGCAGGAAGTTGACGGCTCAGGAGGCGTGTTCTAAAGGTTTGGTTTCTCAGGTTCTCTGGCCAGGAACCTTTACGCAGGAAGTGATGCTGCGAATTAAGGAGTTGGTGACTGTTGACTCACTGGTCAGTCACAAAATgatgtgtatatattatatctTCATCACACTATGAtctgtttatatgttttaaatgtcactcaGCTTTGGTTCCACCTGCTGTCCTGCAGGTTCTACGGGAGTCTAAGGCCCTGATGAGGAACACCAGCCGCAATGCTCTGGAGCAAGCTAATGAGCGGGAGTGTGAAGCCCTGAAGAGAGTCTGGGGCTCATCTCAGGGAACTGACTCCATCCTGCAGTACCTGCAGAGGAGAACCGAGCTCTGCTAGAACCAGGACCGTGACCAGAAGC
Above is a window of Acanthopagrus latus isolate v.2019 chromosome 21, fAcaLat1.1, whole genome shotgun sequence DNA encoding:
- the cdyl gene encoding chromodomain Y-like protein isoform X2, whose amino-acid sequence is MATEEFYEVERIVDRRRNRKGKLEYLVRWRGYGSEGDTWEPESHLSTCMIYVHDFNRQYAERQRDNMLLRSTRSSPSHHCSPTHRPPCRLPPSTAAHVDISSEISCGLTADCDRVKPALVPAHLVRLASISSQQPAGLTPASAVGSARRSVDLSKTGIKILVPKSPMNSRLDSDESPGEAAQGLEAGAQEAHLVPPEVALLEKPAGVQLGPGEERARMGTRPRNQNPLPLPRAPVTPAAMRSLCGTGNSPLMEAVPANGMSGVQSAVAGSTSVTGKRRLEERCAFDKRLRFSVRQTESAYRYRDIVVKKQDGFTHILLSTKSSENNTLNPEVMKEIQSAMATAASDDSKMVLLGAVGSVFCCGLDFLYFIRRLTDDRKKESIKMAETIRTFVNTFIQFKKPIVAAVNGPALGLGASILPLCDVVWANEKAWFQTPYTSYGQTPDACSSFTFPRIMGLASTAIRACLECGPRHCPTRTWTSERCGERRQRDRTQHGISQMMNVPHSKDLWLIQKAIF
- the cdyl gene encoding chromodomain Y-like protein isoform X1; the protein is MATEEFYEVERIVDRRRNRKGKLEYLVRWRGYGSEGDTWEPESHLSTCMIYVHDFNRQYAERQRDNMLLRSTRSSPSHHCSPTHRPPCRLPPSTAAHVDISSEISCGLTADCDRVKPALVPAHLVRLASISSQQPAGLTPASAVGSARRSVDLSKTGIKILVPKSPMNSRLDSDESPGEAAQGLEAGAQEAHLVPPEVALLEKPAGVQLGPGEERARMGTRPRNQNPLPLPRAPVTPAAMRSLCGTGNSPLMEAVPANGMSGVQSAVAGSTSVTGKRRLEERCAFDKRLRFSVRQTESAYRYRDIVVKKQDGFTHILLSTKSSENNTLNPEVMKEIQSAMATAASDDSKMVLLGAVGSVFCCGLDFLYFIRRLTDDRKKESIKMAETIRTFVNTFIQFKKPIVAAVNGPALGLGASILPLCDVVWANEKAWFQTPYTSYGQTPDACSSFTFPRIMGLASANELLLSGRKLTAQEACSKGLVSQVLWPGTFTQEVMLRIKELVTVDSLVLRESKALMRNTSRNALEQANERECEALKRVWGSSQGTDSILQYLQRRTELC
- the cdyl gene encoding chromodomain Y-like protein isoform X3, whose translation is MATEEFYEVERIVDRRRNRKGKLEYLVRWRGYGSEGDTWEPESHLSTCMIYVHDFNRQYAERQRDNMLLRSTRSSPSHHCSPTHRPPCRLPPSTAAHVDISSEISCGLTADCDRVKPALVPAHLVRLASISSQQPAGLTPASAVGSARRSVDLSKTGIKILVPKSPMNSRLDSDESPGEAAQGLEAGAQEAHLVPPEVALLEKPAGVQLGPGEERARMGTRPRNQNPLPLPRAPVTPAAMRSLCGTGNSPLMEAVPANGMSGVQSAVAGSTSVTGKRRLEERCAFDKRLRFSVRQTESAYRYRDIVVKKQDGFTHILLSTKSSENNTLNPEVMKEIQSAMATAASDDSKMVLLGAVGSVFCCGLDFLYFIRRLTDDRKKESIKMAETIRTFVNTFIQFKKPIVAAVNGPALGLGASILPLCDVVWANEKAWFQTPYTSYGQTPDACSSFTFPRIMGLASVSQPPH